One window from the genome of Cryptomeria japonica chromosome 6, Sugi_1.0, whole genome shotgun sequence encodes:
- the LOC131048044 gene encoding uncharacterized protein LOC131048044 has translation MQVMSPKPILLLCNRGTSHILMGSRLHSSTVKIREGFCFEMARISISAFAGDPTNIEPASSAENDNISYSSKAIEPHTKASEDESTTTVKLNCEETESTAASADAVGSAEEAQKAAKNSTDLVGECKNFEDSQSEENLVICEQSRLTEKEKPEVVKALDQFQSQAIEEESSSNVACPRDFPPVSVSKHVAKATIHSQKRSERRARRMKAGVKIIKLAADVPSHKRYWTFRLLNFLDAEHVLRDSINSESLTATEEIELSKGIQDLLKLHRIRLRLVGKTGHQPTLDRWAQAVGTDKKTLKRRLLVGEYCKEKLYRSNLGLVGYVAKKYMGLGIGYNYKDLFQIGCFGLIKGIERFDYRKGSRFATYAHWWIRQRISRALYNYSDIVSYNEKFFWDMNRVKQTKRWLKQLHARRPRFRELARITGLSVKTLMLIRMYTRKRRKFADEYADPNAASPENIFEKQELGREIVKSLNFVTKKEREILRLRYGFDDGRPKSLGEIGYICNYSKERIRQIEKDALRKIRESRSHNLRHYLYS, from the exons TGAAAATTAGAGAAGGTTTCTGCTTTGAAATGGCTAGAATATCAATTTCTGCTTTTGCTGGTGATCCAACCAATATCGAACCTGCTTCTTCAGCAGAAAATGACAACATATCATACAGCTCCAAGGCCATCGAACCGCATACAAAG GCAAGTGAGGATGAAAGCACAACCACAGTAAAACTTAACTGTGAAGAGACAGAATCGACAGCTGCATCAGCAGATGCAGTGGGTTCTGCAGAGGAGGCCCAGAAAGCTGCGAAAAATTCAACTGATTTGGTAGGTGAATGTAAAAATTTTGAGGACAGCCAATCTGAGGAAAACCTGGTAATATGTGAGCAATCTAGATTGACTGAAAAGGAAAAACCTGAAGTCGTGAAAGCTTTGGATCAGTTTCAATCTCAAGCTATTGAAGAAGAGAGTAGCTCGAATGTTGCTTGTCCCCGTGATTTTCCTCCTGTATCTGTCAGCAAACATGTGGCTAAGGCAACCATACATTCACAAAAGAGATCAGAAAGAAGGGCTAGAAGAATGAAGGCAGGAGTAAAGATTATCAAATTGGCTGCTGATGTTCCATCTCATAAACGATATTGGACTTTTCGCTTGTTGAATTTCTTAGATGCAGAACATGTTTTGAGGGATTCGATCAATTCAGAATCCTTAACTGCCACAGAAGAAATTGAGTTGTCAAAAGGGATACAG GACCTGTTAAAGTTGCACAGGATCCGGTTACGTTTGGTAGGTAAAACTGGACATCAGCCAACTTTAGATAGATGGGCACAAGCTGTAGGCACTGATAAGAAGACTCTGAAGAGACGCCTTCTTGTGGGCGAGTATTGCAAAGAAAAATTATACAGGAGCAACCTGGGTTTAGTTGGATATGTTGCAAAAAAATATATGGGCTTAGGAATTGGCTATAATTATAAAGATCTATTTCAG ATAGGATGCTTTGGTCTTATTAAAGGTATTGAGAGATTTGATTACAGAAAGGGATCTCGTTTTGCAACATATGCTCATTGGTGGATTAGACAGCGTATAAGTAGAGCACTTTACAACTATTCGGATATAGTTTCATATAAT GAAAAATTCTTTTGGGATATGAATCGtgtaaaacaaacaaaaagatggCTCAAGCAATTACATGCAAGGCGTCCTAGATTTCGAGAGCTTGCTAGAATAACAGGCCTCTCTGTTAAAACTTTGATGCTTATCAGAATGTATACTAGAAAACGCAGGAAGTTTGCC GATGAGTATGCAGATCCAAATGCTGCGAGTCCCGAGAATATTTTTGAAAAGCAGGAGCTGGGAAGAGAGATTGTTAAATCCCTTAACTTTGTCAccaaaaaagagagagaaatattGAGACTACGTTATGGGTTTGATGATGGTAGACCAAAATCTCTAGGCGAGATTGGGTACATATGTAACTACTCCAAAGAAAGGATCAGGCAGATAGAAAAAGATGCTTTGAGAAAAATAAGAGAGAGCAGAAGCCACAATTTAAGGCATTATTTGTATTCCTGA